In Legionella sp. PATHC035, a genomic segment contains:
- a CDS encoding DUF962 domain-containing protein, with protein MKSFIEQAQFYAAYHQNIQTRYTHMAGVPIIILSVMILLGFIKIIMPGVFATNLACIGTVIALIYYFRLNWQLSLALTPIMLILLLIANWFSQDGPTTLGVWSFVIFFIVGWGLQFYGHYLEGKKPAFMDNLCQAFIAPLYLVAELFFMAGLMSSLKAQIYGSEKDTL; from the coding sequence ATGAAATCCTTTATTGAACAAGCGCAATTTTACGCCGCATATCATCAAAACATTCAGACACGCTACACGCACATGGCCGGAGTTCCGATCATCATCTTGTCGGTAATGATCCTGTTGGGTTTTATAAAAATAATTATGCCGGGGGTTTTTGCTACAAACCTTGCCTGTATCGGTACGGTGATTGCTTTAATTTATTATTTTCGTTTAAATTGGCAATTATCTTTGGCGCTTACGCCAATAATGCTCATCCTGTTATTAATCGCCAATTGGTTTAGCCAAGACGGCCCCACAACATTAGGCGTTTGGTCATTTGTCATTTTTTTTATAGTGGGTTGGGGTTTACAATTTTACGGCCATTATTTGGAGGGCAAGAAACCCGCTTTCATGGATAATTTATGCCAAGCGTTTATTGCTCCTTTATACTTAGTTGCCGAACTCTTTTTTATGGCCGGCCTTATGTCCTCGTTAAAAGCACAAATATACGGTTCTGAAAAAGATACGCTTTAA